In Rhinolophus ferrumequinum isolate MPI-CBG mRhiFer1 chromosome 7, mRhiFer1_v1.p, whole genome shotgun sequence, the following proteins share a genomic window:
- the UFSP1 gene encoding inactive Ufm1-specific protease 1, which yields MPNHGAEGMEGREVRAWRRGPRRCIVGTPRVGGASTVPSFSCCLVPSKKVARSSLEPEFSLEFALRRQDAASAWPRQPPLQPTALDLLKDVHMGLAPPGRGPVRLAVLSGHYLYYHYGCDGLDDRGWGCGYRTLQTLCSWPEGRPAGVPGLVAVQTALEDMGDKPPGFRGSRSWIGCVEASLCLDYFGGPKGRLCHVPRGAGLQGELERLYSHFAGGGGPVMVGGDADAQSKALLGVCLGPGTEAYVLVLDPHCWGPPKNSSELQAAGWVGWREVSTAFDPNSFYNLCLTSHNSEKQRQALN from the exons ATGCCTAACCACGGGGCTGAGGGAATGGAAGG AAGGGAGGTGCGGGCTTGGCGGAGGGGCCCGCGGCGGTGCATTGTGGGAACCCCGCGGGTCGGCGGAGCCTCCACAGTGCCCTCCTTCAGCTGCTGCCTGGTTCCCAGCAAGAAAGTCGCCAGGTCCT CGCTGGAGCCTGAGTTCTCCCTGGAGTTTGCTCTGCGCCGCCAGGACGCAGCATCTGCCTGGCCTCGGCAACCTCCGCTCCAGCCGACCGCCCTGGATCTACTGAAGGACGTCCACATGGGCCTTGCCCCACCCGGACGTGGCCCCGTTCGCCTGGCTGTCCTCTCGGGTCACTACCTCTACTATCACTACGGTTGCGACGGCCTGGACGACCGAGGCTGGGGCTGCGGATACCGCACTCTACAGACTCTGTGCTCCTGGCCAGAGGGCAGGCCCGCGGGCGTGCCCGGGCTTGTCGCCGTGCAGACTGCACTGGAGGACATGGGCGACAAACCTCCTGGGTTCCGGGGCTCCCGGAGCTGGATCGGCTGTGTAGAGGCCAGCCTCTGCCTCGACTACTTCGGAGGGCCCAAGGGGCGCCTATGCCATGTGCCCCGTGGAGCAGGGCTTCAGGGGGAACTGGAGAGGCTTTACTCCCACTTCGCAGGGGGCGGGGGTCCTGTAATGGTTGGGGGTGATGCAGATGCCCAGTCCAAGGCCTTGCTGGGGGTCTGCCTGGGGCCAGGCACCGAAGCCTACGTCCTGGTATTAGACCCTCACTGCTGGGGTCCTCCGAAAAACTCCAGTGAACTACAGGCTGCTGGGTGGGTGGGCTGGCGAGAGGTAAGCACAGCCTTTGACCCCAACTCCTTCTACAACCTGTGTTTGACCAGCCATAACTCGGAAAAGCAGCGGCAAGCCCTGAACTGA
- the ACHE gene encoding acetylcholinesterase isoform X1, producing the protein MPVPQCHPCCVVARDANLFRTQPPQRLSLCPSVSVCECRSLPLWRLLQETIGLRCLSPGNSVRLSLCLPALAAMRLQWCPLHTPFPMAPLLLLLLFLLGGGAEAEHLEDPKLRVTVRGGQLQGIRLEAPGGPVSAFLGIPFAEPPVGSRRFLPPEPKQPWSGVLDATAFQSVCYQYVDTLYPGFEGSEMWNPNRELSEDCLYLNVWTPYPRPASPTSVLVWIYGGGFYSGASSLDVYDGRFLAQAEGTVLVSMNYRVGAFGFLALPGSREAPGNVGLLDQRLALQWVQENVAAFGGDPMSVTLFGESAGAASVGMHLLSPPSRGLFHRAVLQSGAPNGPWATVSMGEARRRATLLARLVGCPPGGAGSNDTELVACLRTRPAQDLVDHEWHVLPQESIFRFSFVPVVDGDFLSDTPEALINTGDFHGLQVLVGVVKDEGSYFLVYGAPGFSKDNESLISRAQFLAGVRVGVPQASDLAAEAVVLHYTDWLHPEDPARLREAMNDVVGDHNVVCPVAQLAGRLAAQGARVYAYIFEHRASTLPWPLWMGVPHGYEIEFIFGLPLEPSLNYTVEERAFAQRLMRYWANFARSGDPNEPQDPKATQWPPYTAGVQQYVSLNLRPLEVRRGLRAQACAFWNGFLPKLLSATDTLDEAERQWKAEFHRWSSYMVHWKNQFDHYSKQDRCSDL; encoded by the exons ATGCCGGTCCCTCAATGCCACCCCTGCTGTGTCGTGGCTAGGGATGCTAATTTATTCCGCACCCAGCCCCCACAGAGGCTGTCACTGTGTCCGAGTGTGTCCGTGTGTGAATGTCGGTCGCTGCCTTTGTGGCGGTTACTGCAGGAGACCATCGGTCTGCGTTGTCTGTCTCCGGGGAATTCTGTCCGTCTATCACT ctgcctgcctgccctggcAGCCATGAGGCTCCAGTGGTGTCCTCTACACACTCCCTTCCCGATGGCCccactccttctcctcctcctcttcctcctgggaggaggggcagaggctgAGCACCTGGAGGACCCAAAGCTTCGGGTGACGGTGCGTGGGGGCCAGCTGCAGGGCATCCGCCTGGAGGCCCCTGGGGGCCCTGTCTCTGCTTTTCTGGGCATCCCCTTCGCAGAGCCACCTGTGGGCTCCCGTCGTTTTCTGCCACCGGAGCCCAAGCAGCCCTGGTCAGGGGTGCTGGACGCCACCGCCTTCCAAAGTGTCTGCTACCAATACGTGGACACCTTGTACCCTGGCTTTGAGGGCAGCGAGATGTGGAACCCCAACCGTGAGCTGAGTGAGGACTGCCTCTACCTCAACGTGTGGACACCATACCCTCGGCCTGCATCCCCCACCTCTGTCCTCGTCTGGATCTATGGGGGCGGCTTCTACAGTGGGGCCTCCTCCTTGGACGTTTATGATGGCCGCTTCCTGGCCCAGGCCGAAGGGACTGTGCTGGTATCCATGAACTACCGCGTGGGAGCCTTTGGCTTCCTGGCCCTGCCAGGGAGCCGGGAGGCCCCAGGCAATGTGGGTCTCCTTGATCAGAGGCTGGCCCTGCAGTGGGTGCAGGAGAATGTGGCAGCCTTTGGGGGGGACCCAATGTCAGTGACTCTGTTTGGGGAAAGTGCAGGTGCCGCCTCTGTGGGCATGCACCTGCTGTCCCCACCCAGCCGGGGCCTGTTCCACAGGGCTGTGCTGCAGAGCGGTGCACCCAATGGGCCCTGGGCCACGGTGAGCATGGGAGAGGCCCGCCGCAGGGCCACACTACTGGCCCGCCTCGTAGGCTGTCCCCCAGGTGGGGCTGGTAGCAATGACACAGAGTTGGTTGCTTGCCTGCGGACACGACCAGCTCAGGACCTGGTGGATCACGAGTGGCATGTGCTGCCTCAGGAAAGCATCTTCCGCTTTTCTTTCGTGCCTGTAGTGGACGGAGACTTCCTCAGTGACACGCCCGAGGCCCTCATCAACACTGGAGACTTCCACGGCCTGCAG GTGCTGGTGGGTGTGGTGAAGGATGAGGGCTCCTATTTTCTGGTTTACGGGGCCCCAGGCTTCAGCAAAGACAACGAGTCTCTCATCAGCCGGGCCCAGTTCCTGGCCGGGGTGCGGGTCGGGGTCCCCCAGGCAAGTGACCTGGCTGCCGAGGCTGTGGTCCTGCATTACACAGACTGGCTGCACCCTGAGGACCCGGCACGCCTGAGGGAGGCCATGAATGATGTGGTGGGCGACCACAATGTCGTGTGCCCAGTGGCCCAGCTGGCTGGGCGACTGGCCGCCCAGGGTGCTCGGGTCTATGCCTACATCTTTGAACACCGTGCGTCCACACTCCCCTGGCCCCTCTGGATGGGGGTGCCCCACGGCTACGAGATCGAGTTCATCTTTGGGCTCCCTCTGGAACCCTCGCTAAACTACACCGTCGAGGAGAGAGCCTTTGCCCAGCGACTGATGAGATACTGGGCCAACTTCGCCCGCTCAGG GGACCCCAATGAACCCCAGGACCCCAAAGCCACGCAGTGGCCACCGTACACCGCGGGAGTGCAGCAGTACGTCAGCCTAAATCTGCGGCCGCTGGAGGTGAGGCGGGGTCTCCGCGCCCAGGCCTGCGCCTTCTGGAACGGCTTCCTACCCAAATTGCTCAGCGCCACCG ACACGCTGGACGAGGCGGAGCGCCAGTGGAAGGCCGAGTTCCACCGCTGGAGCTCCTACATGGTGCACTGGAAGAACCAGTTTGACCATTACAGCAAGCAGGATCGCTGTTCAGACCTGTGA
- the ACHE gene encoding acetylcholinesterase isoform X4, with amino-acid sequence MRLQWCPLHTPFPMAPLLLLLLFLLGGGAEAEHLEDPKLRVTVRGGQLQGIRLEAPGGPVSAFLGIPFAEPPVGSRRFLPPEPKQPWSGVLDATAFQSVCYQYVDTLYPGFEGSEMWNPNRELSEDCLYLNVWTPYPRPASPTSVLVWIYGGGFYSGASSLDVYDGRFLAQAEGTVLVSMNYRVGAFGFLALPGSREAPGNVGLLDQRLALQWVQENVAAFGGDPMSVTLFGESAGAASVGMHLLSPPSRGLFHRAVLQSGAPNGPWATVSMGEARRRATLLARLVGCPPGGAGSNDTELVACLRTRPAQDLVDHEWHVLPQESIFRFSFVPVVDGDFLSDTPEALINTGDFHGLQVLVGVVKDEGSYFLVYGAPGFSKDNESLISRAQFLAGVRVGVPQASDLAAEAVVLHYTDWLHPEDPARLREAMNDVVGDHNVVCPVAQLAGRLAAQGARVYAYIFEHRASTLPWPLWMGVPHGYEIEFIFGLPLEPSLNYTVEERAFAQRLMRYWANFARSGDPNEPQDPKATQWPPYTAGVQQYVSLNLRPLEVRRGLRAQACAFWNGFLPKLLSATDTLDEAERQWKAEFHRWSSYMVHWKNQFDHYSKQDRCSDL; translated from the exons ATGAGGCTCCAGTGGTGTCCTCTACACACTCCCTTCCCGATGGCCccactccttctcctcctcctcttcctcctgggaggaggggcagaggctgAGCACCTGGAGGACCCAAAGCTTCGGGTGACGGTGCGTGGGGGCCAGCTGCAGGGCATCCGCCTGGAGGCCCCTGGGGGCCCTGTCTCTGCTTTTCTGGGCATCCCCTTCGCAGAGCCACCTGTGGGCTCCCGTCGTTTTCTGCCACCGGAGCCCAAGCAGCCCTGGTCAGGGGTGCTGGACGCCACCGCCTTCCAAAGTGTCTGCTACCAATACGTGGACACCTTGTACCCTGGCTTTGAGGGCAGCGAGATGTGGAACCCCAACCGTGAGCTGAGTGAGGACTGCCTCTACCTCAACGTGTGGACACCATACCCTCGGCCTGCATCCCCCACCTCTGTCCTCGTCTGGATCTATGGGGGCGGCTTCTACAGTGGGGCCTCCTCCTTGGACGTTTATGATGGCCGCTTCCTGGCCCAGGCCGAAGGGACTGTGCTGGTATCCATGAACTACCGCGTGGGAGCCTTTGGCTTCCTGGCCCTGCCAGGGAGCCGGGAGGCCCCAGGCAATGTGGGTCTCCTTGATCAGAGGCTGGCCCTGCAGTGGGTGCAGGAGAATGTGGCAGCCTTTGGGGGGGACCCAATGTCAGTGACTCTGTTTGGGGAAAGTGCAGGTGCCGCCTCTGTGGGCATGCACCTGCTGTCCCCACCCAGCCGGGGCCTGTTCCACAGGGCTGTGCTGCAGAGCGGTGCACCCAATGGGCCCTGGGCCACGGTGAGCATGGGAGAGGCCCGCCGCAGGGCCACACTACTGGCCCGCCTCGTAGGCTGTCCCCCAGGTGGGGCTGGTAGCAATGACACAGAGTTGGTTGCTTGCCTGCGGACACGACCAGCTCAGGACCTGGTGGATCACGAGTGGCATGTGCTGCCTCAGGAAAGCATCTTCCGCTTTTCTTTCGTGCCTGTAGTGGACGGAGACTTCCTCAGTGACACGCCCGAGGCCCTCATCAACACTGGAGACTTCCACGGCCTGCAG GTGCTGGTGGGTGTGGTGAAGGATGAGGGCTCCTATTTTCTGGTTTACGGGGCCCCAGGCTTCAGCAAAGACAACGAGTCTCTCATCAGCCGGGCCCAGTTCCTGGCCGGGGTGCGGGTCGGGGTCCCCCAGGCAAGTGACCTGGCTGCCGAGGCTGTGGTCCTGCATTACACAGACTGGCTGCACCCTGAGGACCCGGCACGCCTGAGGGAGGCCATGAATGATGTGGTGGGCGACCACAATGTCGTGTGCCCAGTGGCCCAGCTGGCTGGGCGACTGGCCGCCCAGGGTGCTCGGGTCTATGCCTACATCTTTGAACACCGTGCGTCCACACTCCCCTGGCCCCTCTGGATGGGGGTGCCCCACGGCTACGAGATCGAGTTCATCTTTGGGCTCCCTCTGGAACCCTCGCTAAACTACACCGTCGAGGAGAGAGCCTTTGCCCAGCGACTGATGAGATACTGGGCCAACTTCGCCCGCTCAGG GGACCCCAATGAACCCCAGGACCCCAAAGCCACGCAGTGGCCACCGTACACCGCGGGAGTGCAGCAGTACGTCAGCCTAAATCTGCGGCCGCTGGAGGTGAGGCGGGGTCTCCGCGCCCAGGCCTGCGCCTTCTGGAACGGCTTCCTACCCAAATTGCTCAGCGCCACCG ACACGCTGGACGAGGCGGAGCGCCAGTGGAAGGCCGAGTTCCACCGCTGGAGCTCCTACATGGTGCACTGGAAGAACCAGTTTGACCATTACAGCAAGCAGGATCGCTGTTCAGACCTGTGA
- the ACHE gene encoding acetylcholinesterase isoform X2: MPVPQCHPCCVVARDANLFRTQPPQRLSLCPSVSVCECRSLPLWRLLQETIGLRCLSPGNSVRLSLCLPALAAMRLQWCPLHTPFPMAPLLLLLLFLLGGGAEAEHLEDPKLRVTVRGGQLQGIRLEAPGGPVSAFLGIPFAEPPVGSRRFLPPEPKQPWSGVLDATAFQSVCYQYVDTLYPGFEGSEMWNPNRELSEDCLYLNVWTPYPRPASPTSVLVWIYGGGFYSGASSLDVYDGRFLAQAEGTVLVSMNYRVGAFGFLALPGSREAPGNVGLLDQRLALQWVQENVAAFGGDPMSVTLFGESAGAASVGMHLLSPPSRGLFHRAVLQSGAPNGPWATVSMGEARRRATLLARLVGCPPGGAGSNDTELVACLRTRPAQDLVDHEWHVLPQESIFRFSFVPVVDGDFLSDTPEALINTGDFHGLQVLVGVVKDEGSYFLVYGAPGFSKDNESLISRAQFLAGVRVGVPQASDLAAEAVVLHYTDWLHPEDPARLREAMNDVVGDHNVVCPVAQLAGRLAAQGARVYAYIFEHRASTLPWPLWMGVPHGYEIEFIFGLPLEPSLNYTVEERAFAQRLMRYWANFARSGDPNEPQDPKATQWPPYTAGVQQYVSLNLRPLEVRRGLRAQACAFWNGFLPKLLSATASEAPSTCPGPAHGEAAPRPRPGLSLPLLLLLLSRLLQL, from the exons ATGCCGGTCCCTCAATGCCACCCCTGCTGTGTCGTGGCTAGGGATGCTAATTTATTCCGCACCCAGCCCCCACAGAGGCTGTCACTGTGTCCGAGTGTGTCCGTGTGTGAATGTCGGTCGCTGCCTTTGTGGCGGTTACTGCAGGAGACCATCGGTCTGCGTTGTCTGTCTCCGGGGAATTCTGTCCGTCTATCACT ctgcctgcctgccctggcAGCCATGAGGCTCCAGTGGTGTCCTCTACACACTCCCTTCCCGATGGCCccactccttctcctcctcctcttcctcctgggaggaggggcagaggctgAGCACCTGGAGGACCCAAAGCTTCGGGTGACGGTGCGTGGGGGCCAGCTGCAGGGCATCCGCCTGGAGGCCCCTGGGGGCCCTGTCTCTGCTTTTCTGGGCATCCCCTTCGCAGAGCCACCTGTGGGCTCCCGTCGTTTTCTGCCACCGGAGCCCAAGCAGCCCTGGTCAGGGGTGCTGGACGCCACCGCCTTCCAAAGTGTCTGCTACCAATACGTGGACACCTTGTACCCTGGCTTTGAGGGCAGCGAGATGTGGAACCCCAACCGTGAGCTGAGTGAGGACTGCCTCTACCTCAACGTGTGGACACCATACCCTCGGCCTGCATCCCCCACCTCTGTCCTCGTCTGGATCTATGGGGGCGGCTTCTACAGTGGGGCCTCCTCCTTGGACGTTTATGATGGCCGCTTCCTGGCCCAGGCCGAAGGGACTGTGCTGGTATCCATGAACTACCGCGTGGGAGCCTTTGGCTTCCTGGCCCTGCCAGGGAGCCGGGAGGCCCCAGGCAATGTGGGTCTCCTTGATCAGAGGCTGGCCCTGCAGTGGGTGCAGGAGAATGTGGCAGCCTTTGGGGGGGACCCAATGTCAGTGACTCTGTTTGGGGAAAGTGCAGGTGCCGCCTCTGTGGGCATGCACCTGCTGTCCCCACCCAGCCGGGGCCTGTTCCACAGGGCTGTGCTGCAGAGCGGTGCACCCAATGGGCCCTGGGCCACGGTGAGCATGGGAGAGGCCCGCCGCAGGGCCACACTACTGGCCCGCCTCGTAGGCTGTCCCCCAGGTGGGGCTGGTAGCAATGACACAGAGTTGGTTGCTTGCCTGCGGACACGACCAGCTCAGGACCTGGTGGATCACGAGTGGCATGTGCTGCCTCAGGAAAGCATCTTCCGCTTTTCTTTCGTGCCTGTAGTGGACGGAGACTTCCTCAGTGACACGCCCGAGGCCCTCATCAACACTGGAGACTTCCACGGCCTGCAG GTGCTGGTGGGTGTGGTGAAGGATGAGGGCTCCTATTTTCTGGTTTACGGGGCCCCAGGCTTCAGCAAAGACAACGAGTCTCTCATCAGCCGGGCCCAGTTCCTGGCCGGGGTGCGGGTCGGGGTCCCCCAGGCAAGTGACCTGGCTGCCGAGGCTGTGGTCCTGCATTACACAGACTGGCTGCACCCTGAGGACCCGGCACGCCTGAGGGAGGCCATGAATGATGTGGTGGGCGACCACAATGTCGTGTGCCCAGTGGCCCAGCTGGCTGGGCGACTGGCCGCCCAGGGTGCTCGGGTCTATGCCTACATCTTTGAACACCGTGCGTCCACACTCCCCTGGCCCCTCTGGATGGGGGTGCCCCACGGCTACGAGATCGAGTTCATCTTTGGGCTCCCTCTGGAACCCTCGCTAAACTACACCGTCGAGGAGAGAGCCTTTGCCCAGCGACTGATGAGATACTGGGCCAACTTCGCCCGCTCAGG GGACCCCAATGAACCCCAGGACCCCAAAGCCACGCAGTGGCCACCGTACACCGCGGGAGTGCAGCAGTACGTCAGCCTAAATCTGCGGCCGCTGGAGGTGAGGCGGGGTCTCCGCGCCCAGGCCTGCGCCTTCTGGAACGGCTTCCTACCCAAATTGCTCAGCGCCACCG CCTCGGAGGCTCCCAGCACCTGCCCAGGCCCCGCCCACGGGGAGGCTGCCCCGAGGCCCAGGCCCGGCCTTTCCCTACCCCTCCTACTCCTCCTTCTCTCCCGGCTCCTGCAGCTGTGA
- the ACHE gene encoding acetylcholinesterase isoform X5, with protein MRLQWCPLHTPFPMAPLLLLLLFLLGGGAEAEHLEDPKLRVTVRGGQLQGIRLEAPGGPVSAFLGIPFAEPPVGSRRFLPPEPKQPWSGVLDATAFQSVCYQYVDTLYPGFEGSEMWNPNRELSEDCLYLNVWTPYPRPASPTSVLVWIYGGGFYSGASSLDVYDGRFLAQAEGTVLVSMNYRVGAFGFLALPGSREAPGNVGLLDQRLALQWVQENVAAFGGDPMSVTLFGESAGAASVGMHLLSPPSRGLFHRAVLQSGAPNGPWATVSMGEARRRATLLARLVGCPPGGAGSNDTELVACLRTRPAQDLVDHEWHVLPQESIFRFSFVPVVDGDFLSDTPEALINTGDFHGLQVLVGVVKDEGSYFLVYGAPGFSKDNESLISRAQFLAGVRVGVPQASDLAAEAVVLHYTDWLHPEDPARLREAMNDVVGDHNVVCPVAQLAGRLAAQGARVYAYIFEHRASTLPWPLWMGVPHGYEIEFIFGLPLEPSLNYTVEERAFAQRLMRYWANFARSGDPNEPQDPKATQWPPYTAGVQQYVSLNLRPLEVRRGLRAQACAFWNGFLPKLLSATASEAPSTCPGPAHGEAAPRPRPGLSLPLLLLLLSRLLQL; from the exons ATGAGGCTCCAGTGGTGTCCTCTACACACTCCCTTCCCGATGGCCccactccttctcctcctcctcttcctcctgggaggaggggcagaggctgAGCACCTGGAGGACCCAAAGCTTCGGGTGACGGTGCGTGGGGGCCAGCTGCAGGGCATCCGCCTGGAGGCCCCTGGGGGCCCTGTCTCTGCTTTTCTGGGCATCCCCTTCGCAGAGCCACCTGTGGGCTCCCGTCGTTTTCTGCCACCGGAGCCCAAGCAGCCCTGGTCAGGGGTGCTGGACGCCACCGCCTTCCAAAGTGTCTGCTACCAATACGTGGACACCTTGTACCCTGGCTTTGAGGGCAGCGAGATGTGGAACCCCAACCGTGAGCTGAGTGAGGACTGCCTCTACCTCAACGTGTGGACACCATACCCTCGGCCTGCATCCCCCACCTCTGTCCTCGTCTGGATCTATGGGGGCGGCTTCTACAGTGGGGCCTCCTCCTTGGACGTTTATGATGGCCGCTTCCTGGCCCAGGCCGAAGGGACTGTGCTGGTATCCATGAACTACCGCGTGGGAGCCTTTGGCTTCCTGGCCCTGCCAGGGAGCCGGGAGGCCCCAGGCAATGTGGGTCTCCTTGATCAGAGGCTGGCCCTGCAGTGGGTGCAGGAGAATGTGGCAGCCTTTGGGGGGGACCCAATGTCAGTGACTCTGTTTGGGGAAAGTGCAGGTGCCGCCTCTGTGGGCATGCACCTGCTGTCCCCACCCAGCCGGGGCCTGTTCCACAGGGCTGTGCTGCAGAGCGGTGCACCCAATGGGCCCTGGGCCACGGTGAGCATGGGAGAGGCCCGCCGCAGGGCCACACTACTGGCCCGCCTCGTAGGCTGTCCCCCAGGTGGGGCTGGTAGCAATGACACAGAGTTGGTTGCTTGCCTGCGGACACGACCAGCTCAGGACCTGGTGGATCACGAGTGGCATGTGCTGCCTCAGGAAAGCATCTTCCGCTTTTCTTTCGTGCCTGTAGTGGACGGAGACTTCCTCAGTGACACGCCCGAGGCCCTCATCAACACTGGAGACTTCCACGGCCTGCAG GTGCTGGTGGGTGTGGTGAAGGATGAGGGCTCCTATTTTCTGGTTTACGGGGCCCCAGGCTTCAGCAAAGACAACGAGTCTCTCATCAGCCGGGCCCAGTTCCTGGCCGGGGTGCGGGTCGGGGTCCCCCAGGCAAGTGACCTGGCTGCCGAGGCTGTGGTCCTGCATTACACAGACTGGCTGCACCCTGAGGACCCGGCACGCCTGAGGGAGGCCATGAATGATGTGGTGGGCGACCACAATGTCGTGTGCCCAGTGGCCCAGCTGGCTGGGCGACTGGCCGCCCAGGGTGCTCGGGTCTATGCCTACATCTTTGAACACCGTGCGTCCACACTCCCCTGGCCCCTCTGGATGGGGGTGCCCCACGGCTACGAGATCGAGTTCATCTTTGGGCTCCCTCTGGAACCCTCGCTAAACTACACCGTCGAGGAGAGAGCCTTTGCCCAGCGACTGATGAGATACTGGGCCAACTTCGCCCGCTCAGG GGACCCCAATGAACCCCAGGACCCCAAAGCCACGCAGTGGCCACCGTACACCGCGGGAGTGCAGCAGTACGTCAGCCTAAATCTGCGGCCGCTGGAGGTGAGGCGGGGTCTCCGCGCCCAGGCCTGCGCCTTCTGGAACGGCTTCCTACCCAAATTGCTCAGCGCCACCG CCTCGGAGGCTCCCAGCACCTGCCCAGGCCCCGCCCACGGGGAGGCTGCCCCGAGGCCCAGGCCCGGCCTTTCCCTACCCCTCCTACTCCTCCTTCTCTCCCGGCTCCTGCAGCTGTGA
- the ACHE gene encoding acetylcholinesterase isoform X3: MLPHLLPPGSLRPLPSAILSPSSCLPALAAMRLQWCPLHTPFPMAPLLLLLLFLLGGGAEAEHLEDPKLRVTVRGGQLQGIRLEAPGGPVSAFLGIPFAEPPVGSRRFLPPEPKQPWSGVLDATAFQSVCYQYVDTLYPGFEGSEMWNPNRELSEDCLYLNVWTPYPRPASPTSVLVWIYGGGFYSGASSLDVYDGRFLAQAEGTVLVSMNYRVGAFGFLALPGSREAPGNVGLLDQRLALQWVQENVAAFGGDPMSVTLFGESAGAASVGMHLLSPPSRGLFHRAVLQSGAPNGPWATVSMGEARRRATLLARLVGCPPGGAGSNDTELVACLRTRPAQDLVDHEWHVLPQESIFRFSFVPVVDGDFLSDTPEALINTGDFHGLQVLVGVVKDEGSYFLVYGAPGFSKDNESLISRAQFLAGVRVGVPQASDLAAEAVVLHYTDWLHPEDPARLREAMNDVVGDHNVVCPVAQLAGRLAAQGARVYAYIFEHRASTLPWPLWMGVPHGYEIEFIFGLPLEPSLNYTVEERAFAQRLMRYWANFARSGDPNEPQDPKATQWPPYTAGVQQYVSLNLRPLEVRRGLRAQACAFWNGFLPKLLSATDTLDEAERQWKAEFHRWSSYMVHWKNQFDHYSKQDRCSDL; this comes from the exons ATGTtacctcatctcctccctcctggcAGCCTCAGGCCTTTACCCTCTGCCATTCTTTCTCCCAgcagctgcctgcctgccctggcAGCCATGAGGCTCCAGTGGTGTCCTCTACACACTCCCTTCCCGATGGCCccactccttctcctcctcctcttcctcctgggaggaggggcagaggctgAGCACCTGGAGGACCCAAAGCTTCGGGTGACGGTGCGTGGGGGCCAGCTGCAGGGCATCCGCCTGGAGGCCCCTGGGGGCCCTGTCTCTGCTTTTCTGGGCATCCCCTTCGCAGAGCCACCTGTGGGCTCCCGTCGTTTTCTGCCACCGGAGCCCAAGCAGCCCTGGTCAGGGGTGCTGGACGCCACCGCCTTCCAAAGTGTCTGCTACCAATACGTGGACACCTTGTACCCTGGCTTTGAGGGCAGCGAGATGTGGAACCCCAACCGTGAGCTGAGTGAGGACTGCCTCTACCTCAACGTGTGGACACCATACCCTCGGCCTGCATCCCCCACCTCTGTCCTCGTCTGGATCTATGGGGGCGGCTTCTACAGTGGGGCCTCCTCCTTGGACGTTTATGATGGCCGCTTCCTGGCCCAGGCCGAAGGGACTGTGCTGGTATCCATGAACTACCGCGTGGGAGCCTTTGGCTTCCTGGCCCTGCCAGGGAGCCGGGAGGCCCCAGGCAATGTGGGTCTCCTTGATCAGAGGCTGGCCCTGCAGTGGGTGCAGGAGAATGTGGCAGCCTTTGGGGGGGACCCAATGTCAGTGACTCTGTTTGGGGAAAGTGCAGGTGCCGCCTCTGTGGGCATGCACCTGCTGTCCCCACCCAGCCGGGGCCTGTTCCACAGGGCTGTGCTGCAGAGCGGTGCACCCAATGGGCCCTGGGCCACGGTGAGCATGGGAGAGGCCCGCCGCAGGGCCACACTACTGGCCCGCCTCGTAGGCTGTCCCCCAGGTGGGGCTGGTAGCAATGACACAGAGTTGGTTGCTTGCCTGCGGACACGACCAGCTCAGGACCTGGTGGATCACGAGTGGCATGTGCTGCCTCAGGAAAGCATCTTCCGCTTTTCTTTCGTGCCTGTAGTGGACGGAGACTTCCTCAGTGACACGCCCGAGGCCCTCATCAACACTGGAGACTTCCACGGCCTGCAG GTGCTGGTGGGTGTGGTGAAGGATGAGGGCTCCTATTTTCTGGTTTACGGGGCCCCAGGCTTCAGCAAAGACAACGAGTCTCTCATCAGCCGGGCCCAGTTCCTGGCCGGGGTGCGGGTCGGGGTCCCCCAGGCAAGTGACCTGGCTGCCGAGGCTGTGGTCCTGCATTACACAGACTGGCTGCACCCTGAGGACCCGGCACGCCTGAGGGAGGCCATGAATGATGTGGTGGGCGACCACAATGTCGTGTGCCCAGTGGCCCAGCTGGCTGGGCGACTGGCCGCCCAGGGTGCTCGGGTCTATGCCTACATCTTTGAACACCGTGCGTCCACACTCCCCTGGCCCCTCTGGATGGGGGTGCCCCACGGCTACGAGATCGAGTTCATCTTTGGGCTCCCTCTGGAACCCTCGCTAAACTACACCGTCGAGGAGAGAGCCTTTGCCCAGCGACTGATGAGATACTGGGCCAACTTCGCCCGCTCAGG GGACCCCAATGAACCCCAGGACCCCAAAGCCACGCAGTGGCCACCGTACACCGCGGGAGTGCAGCAGTACGTCAGCCTAAATCTGCGGCCGCTGGAGGTGAGGCGGGGTCTCCGCGCCCAGGCCTGCGCCTTCTGGAACGGCTTCCTACCCAAATTGCTCAGCGCCACCG ACACGCTGGACGAGGCGGAGCGCCAGTGGAAGGCCGAGTTCCACCGCTGGAGCTCCTACATGGTGCACTGGAAGAACCAGTTTGACCATTACAGCAAGCAGGATCGCTGTTCAGACCTGTGA